A genome region from Pseudodesulfovibrio alkaliphilus includes the following:
- a CDS encoding ABC transporter ATP-binding protein, whose protein sequence is MNEILKVENLEVVYNDVVLVLKGLSLACPRGEITALLGANGAGKSTTLKAVSGLLEGEHGEVTDGSVIYQGEPIQRLIPEKIVRKGIFQVMEGRRIFEDLTVEENLRCGAFTRPRSEIPGGLEKVYTYFPRLKERRKQLAGYMSGGEQQMCAIGRAIMARPQLLLLDEPSLGLAPLLVEEIFDIIKRINAEEGVSVLLVEQNARAALSVATRGYIMENGRVVMDGNASDLLNNPDVQEFYLGMGHAGDRRSYRDVKHYRRRKRWLG, encoded by the coding sequence GTGAACGAGATATTGAAGGTCGAGAACCTCGAAGTGGTCTACAACGACGTGGTCCTGGTGCTCAAGGGGCTCTCCCTGGCCTGTCCGCGTGGTGAGATCACGGCCCTGCTCGGGGCCAACGGCGCGGGCAAGTCCACCACCCTCAAGGCTGTCTCGGGACTGCTTGAGGGCGAGCATGGCGAGGTCACGGACGGCTCGGTCATTTATCAGGGCGAACCCATCCAGCGCCTGATTCCCGAAAAGATCGTGCGCAAGGGCATCTTCCAGGTCATGGAGGGCCGCCGCATCTTCGAGGATTTGACCGTGGAGGAAAACCTGCGTTGTGGCGCGTTCACCCGGCCGCGCTCCGAAATTCCCGGAGGCCTTGAAAAGGTCTATACCTATTTCCCCCGGCTCAAGGAACGACGCAAACAACTGGCGGGCTACATGTCCGGCGGCGAGCAGCAGATGTGCGCCATTGGCCGCGCCATCATGGCCAGACCGCAACTGCTGCTCCTCGACGAGCCGTCCCTGGGGCTGGCTCCGCTGTTGGTCGAGGAAATCTTCGACATCATCAAGCGCATCAACGCCGAGGAAGGGGTGAGCGTTCTCCTGGTCGAGCAGAACGCCAGGGCCGCCCTCTCTGTGGCCACACGCGGCTACATCATGGAAAACGGCCGGGTGGTCATGGACGGCAACGCCTCGGACCTGCTCAACAACCCCGATGTCCAGGAATTCTACCTCGGCATGGGACACGCCGGAGACCGGCGCAGCTACCGCGATGTCAAACACTACCGCCGCAGGAAGCGCTGGCTGGGGTAG
- a CDS encoding CBS domain-containing protein has product MYVGLKMLRDFVKVTPQTLVKDAQKMLDTSTLWMLLVVNEEGRLVGYVRKEDISAAMPSIMTSLEKHELNYLMSKLTVEKIYRTDIKTVSPETEIEGAADMMYEMNLAGLAVVDDAGELIGYINRNVMLDVLAEEMGYREGGSRLTLEVEDRSGVLYEVAGVIANMKISIISTGTFFYNGRRIVVVRIDTEDPSPVAAALRERGYKLVAPEDFRGEWT; this is encoded by the coding sequence ATGTACGTCGGACTGAAGATGCTGCGCGACTTCGTGAAGGTCACCCCCCAGACCCTGGTAAAGGACGCCCAGAAGATGCTGGACACCAGCACCTTGTGGATGCTTCTGGTGGTCAACGAAGAGGGCAGGCTGGTCGGCTATGTGCGCAAGGAGGATATCTCCGCGGCCATGCCGAGCATCATGACCTCTCTTGAGAAACACGAACTCAACTACCTGATGAGCAAGCTCACGGTGGAGAAGATCTACCGCACGGACATCAAGACCGTCAGCCCGGAAACGGAAATCGAGGGCGCGGCCGACATGATGTACGAAATGAACCTGGCCGGACTGGCCGTGGTGGACGACGCCGGAGAGCTGATCGGGTACATCAACCGCAACGTCATGCTCGACGTGCTGGCCGAGGAGATGGGATACCGCGAGGGCGGCAGCCGCCTGACCCTTGAGGTGGAGGACCGCTCCGGCGTGCTTTACGAAGTCGCCGGTGTCATCGCCAACATGAAGATATCCATCATCTCCACCGGGACATTCTTTTATAACGGACGCAGGATCGTGGTCGTCCGAATAGATACCGAAGACCCCTCCCCCGTGGCCGCCGCGCTTCGGGAACGGGGCTACAAACTGGTCGCTCCCGAGGATTTCCGGGGAGAATGGACCTAA
- the pyrR gene encoding bifunctional pyr operon transcriptional regulator/uracil phosphoribosyltransferase PyrR encodes MKECGTILSAREMARTIERLALEIFERRGDDERLSIIGIQRRGADLAERIKVRLDERLGRKIPLGKLDINLYRDDWTTNLELAPTINCSEIGFDIEGASIVLVDDVLYSGRTIRAALEAILDYGRPRRVELLVLVDRGHRELPIQADYVGKKLDTLGHEHVNVLVTERDDEDRVCLVRS; translated from the coding sequence ATGAAAGAATGTGGAACCATCCTCAGTGCCCGTGAGATGGCGAGGACCATCGAACGGCTCGCCCTTGAGATCTTCGAGCGCAGGGGCGATGACGAGCGGCTTTCCATCATCGGCATCCAGCGGCGCGGCGCGGATCTGGCCGAGCGGATCAAGGTGCGTCTTGACGAACGGCTGGGGCGCAAAATCCCTCTTGGCAAGCTCGACATCAACCTGTACCGCGACGACTGGACCACCAACCTGGAGCTTGCCCCGACAATCAATTGTTCCGAGATCGGTTTCGACATCGAGGGGGCTTCCATCGTGCTGGTGGACGACGTGCTCTACTCGGGCCGCACGATTCGTGCCGCCCTTGAGGCCATCCTCGATTATGGTCGCCCCCGGCGCGTGGAGCTGTTGGTGCTGGTGGACCGTGGCCACCGCGAGCTGCCCATCCAGGCCGATTACGTGGGCAAAAAGCTCGATACCCTGGGGCATGAACACGTCAACGTCCTGGTGACGGAACGCGACGACGAGGACCGTGTCTGCCTCGTGCGGAGTTGA
- a CDS encoding phenylacetate--CoA ligase family protein codes for MYYHEYETEPREKRMKRKWKAVREVLLEAERSSGEFRARLERLGACAKDFKSFDDFGQIPVLRKREIIGLQAEHGLQWFLGCEPGRLGRIYQSPGPIFDPEGTDPDYWAWSEGFFAAGFRPGDLAQMTFSYHMTPAGLMLEQPLRAIGCGVIPAGPGNTEKQIEFMTRLPVTAFVGMASYLKVIGEKAMTMGHDLARDFQIKKAYVAAEPLPESLRREVEGMFGITVRQGYGTADVGCIAYECMELGGMHLSNFRHVEICDPATGVPLPDGELGEVVVTPFFTDYPLVRLATGDLSSIDLSECVCGRTARKLTGWKGRADDTAKVKGQFIYPAQAGAVCARYPDVSAWQIRVKNPGGRDALVVLLETAMEIDMAAFAADFQNMLKLRPQVELVAPGTLPADAPRLVDERTFG; via the coding sequence ATGTATTACCACGAATATGAGACCGAGCCGCGCGAGAAGCGGATGAAGCGCAAGTGGAAGGCGGTGCGTGAGGTGCTGCTTGAGGCCGAGCGATCGTCGGGCGAGTTTCGGGCTCGGCTGGAGCGTCTTGGGGCCTGTGCAAAGGATTTCAAGAGCTTTGATGATTTCGGTCAGATTCCGGTGCTCAGGAAGCGCGAGATCATCGGGTTGCAGGCAGAGCACGGGCTTCAGTGGTTTTTGGGCTGCGAGCCGGGGCGGCTGGGGCGCATTTATCAGTCGCCCGGCCCCATCTTCGACCCCGAGGGAACGGACCCGGACTATTGGGCGTGGTCCGAGGGGTTCTTTGCGGCCGGATTCAGGCCCGGCGATCTGGCGCAGATGACTTTTTCCTATCACATGACTCCGGCCGGGCTGATGCTGGAGCAGCCGCTGCGGGCCATCGGGTGCGGGGTGATTCCGGCCGGGCCTGGCAACACCGAGAAGCAGATAGAGTTCATGACCCGGCTGCCGGTGACAGCCTTTGTGGGCATGGCCAGCTATCTCAAGGTGATCGGTGAGAAGGCCATGACCATGGGCCATGATCTGGCCCGGGACTTTCAGATCAAGAAGGCGTATGTGGCGGCCGAGCCGCTGCCCGAGAGCCTGCGCCGCGAAGTGGAGGGGATGTTTGGCATCACGGTGCGCCAGGGGTACGGCACGGCGGATGTGGGTTGCATTGCGTATGAGTGTATGGAGCTTGGGGGGATGCACCTTTCGAATTTCCGGCATGTGGAGATCTGCGATCCGGCCACAGGGGTGCCGCTGCCCGACGGCGAGTTGGGCGAGGTGGTGGTCACCCCGTTTTTCACCGATTATCCGCTGGTCCGTCTGGCCACGGGGGATTTGTCGTCCATCGACCTCTCCGAGTGCGTGTGCGGCCGGACGGCCCGAAAACTGACGGGCTGGAAGGGGCGCGCCGACGACACGGCCAAGGTCAAGGGCCAGTTCATTTATCCGGCCCAGGCCGGTGCGGTCTGCGCCCGGTATCCCGATGTTTCCGCATGGCAGATCAGAGTGAAGAATCCGGGTGGACGAGACGCCCTGGTTGTGTTACTGGAGACGGCGATGGAGATTGATATGGCGGCATTTGCCGCGGATTTCCAGAATATGCTGAAACTCAGGCCCCAGGTCGAGCTTGTGGCGCCGGGAACACTTCCGGCGGATGCGCCGAGACTGGTGGACGAAAGGACTTTCGGTTGA
- a CDS encoding ABC transporter substrate-binding protein, whose product MRAGQIITAACTMLLAGLMLMGCGGEGDKPAQTATTGSESQADTSPIRVGGLIDLSGPTSSVGVPYADGLRAAVRYINDNGGIGGRPIVFDLQDTAYNVQQGLSLYKKMVNTDKVVCIQGFGSAVTEALVRTQAKDQVPNFSASYSAHLTDPRTAPYNFFISADYSTQLRAALKYFRSQWTEARAPKVAFIYPDHPYGLAPIPAGRAYATELGYEIVGETNVALNAIDATTELLPLKNKAPDFCWVGGTTPSTSVILKSAKNIGMTSVFFTNIWGTDETLPALAGADANGSFSNQAAAVYGKDVPGMKIIEQITGGKPQMTHYVRGFVSILTMAEAMKRAADKGAVTGESIKDAAETLRDYDPMGLAPLISYFPDDHRPNMAVLLYTIKDGQLTFVAEEILDRRADWLGH is encoded by the coding sequence ATGAGGGCAGGACAAATCATAACCGCAGCATGCACCATGCTCCTCGCCGGGCTGATGCTCATGGGCTGCGGAGGCGAAGGCGACAAACCGGCGCAAACCGCAACCACCGGCTCCGAATCCCAGGCCGACACCTCGCCCATCAGGGTGGGCGGGCTCATCGACCTCTCAGGCCCCACCTCCTCGGTGGGGGTGCCCTATGCCGACGGCCTCAGGGCCGCCGTGCGCTACATCAACGACAACGGCGGCATAGGCGGTCGCCCCATCGTCTTTGATCTCCAGGACACGGCCTATAACGTCCAGCAGGGCCTCTCGCTCTACAAGAAGATGGTCAACACCGACAAGGTCGTCTGCATCCAGGGGTTCGGCTCGGCAGTGACCGAGGCCCTGGTCCGCACCCAGGCCAAGGATCAGGTTCCCAACTTTTCGGCCTCGTATTCGGCCCATCTGACCGATCCGAGAACCGCGCCCTACAACTTCTTCATCTCCGCCGACTACTCGACCCAGCTGCGAGCCGCCCTCAAGTACTTCCGTTCGCAATGGACCGAGGCCCGCGCTCCCAAGGTGGCCTTCATCTATCCCGACCACCCCTACGGACTGGCGCCCATCCCGGCCGGCCGGGCATATGCCACCGAACTGGGCTACGAGATCGTGGGCGAGACCAATGTGGCCCTCAATGCCATCGATGCCACCACCGAACTGCTGCCCCTCAAGAACAAGGCCCCGGATTTCTGCTGGGTCGGCGGAACCACGCCGTCCACCTCTGTCATCCTCAAGTCGGCCAAGAACATCGGCATGACCAGCGTGTTCTTCACCAACATATGGGGCACGGACGAAACCCTTCCGGCCCTTGCCGGGGCCGACGCCAACGGCTCCTTCTCCAATCAGGCCGCCGCCGTCTACGGCAAGGATGTGCCGGGGATGAAGATCATCGAGCAGATTACCGGCGGCAAGCCCCAGATGACCCACTATGTCCGGGGCTTCGTCTCCATCCTGACCATGGCCGAGGCCATGAAACGCGCCGCGGACAAGGGCGCTGTCACAGGCGAAAGCATCAAGGACGCAGCCGAAACCCTGCGCGACTACGATCCCATGGGGCTGGCGCCGCTCATCTCCTACTTTCCGGATGACCACCGCCCCAACATGGCCGTACTCCTCTACACCATCAAGGATGGCCAGCTCACCTTCGTGGCCGAGGAAATCCTCGACCGCCGCGCCGACTGGCTGGGACATTGA
- a CDS encoding branched-chain amino acid ABC transporter permease: MEYYLQLVINGLVVGGIYSLVALGFVVIYKATKVVNFAQGELVMAGAYVCFALTVEFSIPFLWAFLLTLAFSVLLGLAIERVVLRPLIGEEHISVIMVTVGMSSVLKSLVQLFWGTQIRVYPPVLPSEPVVIAGLPVAPVYLAAFALSAVLFAVFSVFFKYSRTGIAMRATAFDQQAAQSMGIGIKNIFAMSWCIACVVSAVGGVILGNINGINAHLGHLGLKVFPAVILGGLDSLLGAALGGLIIGVLENLCDGAARQFFGLGGFREVAAFIILVVILMIKPYGLFGTKEIERV, translated from the coding sequence GTGGAATACTATCTGCAATTGGTCATCAACGGGCTTGTGGTCGGCGGTATCTACTCGCTGGTGGCGCTCGGGTTCGTGGTCATCTACAAGGCCACCAAGGTGGTCAATTTCGCCCAGGGTGAGCTGGTCATGGCCGGGGCCTATGTCTGCTTCGCCCTGACAGTGGAGTTCAGCATCCCGTTTCTCTGGGCGTTTCTCCTTACCCTTGCCTTTTCCGTGCTGCTCGGGCTGGCCATCGAGCGGGTGGTCCTGCGTCCGCTCATCGGCGAGGAGCACATCTCGGTGATCATGGTCACCGTGGGCATGAGCTCGGTGCTCAAGTCGCTGGTTCAGCTCTTCTGGGGAACCCAGATCCGGGTCTATCCGCCCGTGCTGCCCAGCGAGCCCGTGGTCATTGCCGGGCTGCCCGTGGCCCCGGTCTACCTGGCAGCCTTTGCCCTGTCGGCGGTGCTCTTTGCCGTGTTCTCGGTCTTCTTCAAGTATTCGCGCACGGGCATCGCCATGCGGGCCACGGCCTTTGACCAGCAGGCCGCCCAGTCCATGGGCATCGGCATCAAGAACATCTTCGCCATGAGCTGGTGCATCGCCTGCGTGGTCTCTGCCGTGGGCGGCGTGATCCTTGGCAACATCAACGGCATCAACGCCCACCTCGGCCATCTCGGCCTCAAGGTCTTCCCGGCGGTCATCCTCGGCGGGCTTGACTCGCTGCTGGGCGCGGCCCTGGGCGGCCTGATCATCGGCGTACTTGAAAACCTCTGCGACGGCGCGGCCCGCCAGTTCTTCGGCCTGGGCGGTTTCCGCGAGGTGGCGGCCTTCATCATCCTGGTGGTCATCCTGATGATCAAGCCCTACGGCCTGTTCGGAACCAAGGAAATCGAGAGGGTCTAG
- a CDS encoding IscA/HesB family protein, with protein sequence MITITESARQELAKYFEDKTIEPIRVHLADGGCSGPRLSLALDQLRDGDTSVEQGDFTFLIQTELAETTGAVTIDMTEFGFQIASENLVGGGGCGCSSSSGCSSGSCGC encoded by the coding sequence ATGATCACCATCACCGAATCCGCCCGCCAGGAACTGGCCAAATACTTCGAGGACAAGACCATCGAGCCCATCCGCGTCCATCTGGCCGACGGCGGCTGCTCCGGCCCCCGCCTCTCGCTGGCCCTCGACCAATTGCGCGACGGGGACACGAGCGTCGAACAGGGCGACTTCACCTTCCTCATCCAGACCGAACTGGCCGAGACCACAGGGGCCGTGACCATCGACATGACCGAGTTCGGTTTCCAGATCGCCTCGGAAAACCTCGTGGGCGGCGGTGGCTGCGGCTGCTCGTCCTCCAGCGGCTGCTCCTCTGGAAGCTGCGGCTGCTAG
- a CDS encoding branched-chain amino acid ABC transporter permease, giving the protein MQGKCGLFFTSYRGEARIFRSGFQKLMVGLFILALLAAPLALNIHETSVMNLVFIAVIGAVALNLLTGVCGQISLGHGAFIGVGAYAAGQCTLHGVPFPLAILTAGLITAMVGMVFGVPSLRLKGIYLAIATLAAQLVLEFVFLHGGALTGGSSGLLLDPPTILGFVFDTEARMYYLLLFFAAAALLMVANIMRSRYGRAFVAIRDYYLSAEIVGVNLFWFKLVAFGVSSFLAGVAGGLWAHYTGYISAEQFNIGLSISYLAMIIIGGMGSVLGSVFGAVFVVLMPEALNALANSLSAAFPGISQSLVALREGVFGLVLILFLIFEPEGLVNRWRLVKAYWKLYPFAH; this is encoded by the coding sequence ATGCAGGGTAAATGCGGACTCTTCTTCACCTCCTATCGCGGCGAGGCCCGGATATTCCGAAGCGGCTTCCAAAAGCTCATGGTGGGTCTCTTCATCCTCGCCCTGCTGGCAGCCCCCCTGGCCCTGAACATTCACGAAACCTCGGTCATGAACCTCGTGTTCATCGCGGTCATCGGCGCAGTGGCCCTCAACCTGCTTACCGGGGTGTGCGGCCAGATATCGCTGGGTCATGGAGCCTTCATCGGCGTGGGAGCCTACGCTGCCGGGCAGTGCACTCTTCACGGCGTGCCCTTTCCCCTGGCCATTCTCACAGCCGGGCTGATCACAGCCATGGTCGGCATGGTCTTCGGCGTCCCCTCGCTGCGGCTCAAGGGCATCTATCTGGCCATCGCCACCCTGGCCGCCCAGCTGGTGCTGGAGTTCGTCTTTCTGCACGGCGGCGCACTCACCGGGGGCTCAAGCGGCCTGCTCCTCGACCCGCCGACCATCCTCGGCTTTGTCTTCGACACCGAGGCCAGGATGTACTACCTGCTTCTCTTTTTTGCCGCCGCCGCGCTGCTCATGGTGGCCAACATCATGCGCTCCCGCTACGGCCGCGCCTTTGTCGCCATCCGCGACTACTATCTCTCTGCCGAGATCGTGGGGGTCAACCTTTTCTGGTTCAAGCTCGTGGCCTTTGGCGTCAGCTCGTTCCTGGCAGGGGTGGCTGGCGGGCTGTGGGCGCACTACACCGGCTACATCTCGGCCGAACAGTTCAACATCGGCCTGTCCATCTCGTATCTGGCCATGATCATCATCGGCGGGATGGGAAGCGTGCTGGGCTCGGTCTTCGGGGCCGTGTTCGTGGTTCTGATGCCCGAGGCCCTTAACGCGCTGGCCAACAGCTTGAGCGCTGCCTTTCCCGGCATATCCCAGTCGCTGGTGGCCCTGCGCGAAGGCGTCTTCGGCCTGGTGCTCATCCTGTTCCTCATCTTCGAGCCCGAGGGGCTGGTCAACCGTTGGCGACTGGTCAAGGCGTATTGGAAGCTCTACCCCTTTGCCCATTAA
- a CDS encoding ABC transporter ATP-binding protein, producing the protein MTVVPTGYAPYHNCRIMAYLDVRDVTLTFKGIAALMGVSFTVEQGTIASLIGPNGAGKTSMLNCVSGRYTPDGGAAGPCAISLDGECLLSLPAHKRTELGLSRTFQNIALFKGLSVLDNLMVGRHSRMEYGLLASIMYWGRAARLEDRHRRRVEDVIDFLNLSPYRHQHAGRLPYGVQKRVELGRALAAEPKLILLDEPMAGMNLEETEDMARYILDIAEEWGVTVLLVEHDMGVVMDISDKVIVLDFGSKLAEGTPDEVQADKNVIAAYLGTEQATFSGR; encoded by the coding sequence ATGACCGTAGTGCCCACCGGGTACGCTCCATACCATAATTGCAGGATTATGGCCTACCTTGACGTTCGCGACGTGACCCTGACCTTCAAGGGTATCGCCGCCCTCATGGGAGTCTCCTTCACCGTCGAGCAGGGTACCATCGCGTCCCTGATCGGTCCCAACGGTGCGGGGAAAACCTCCATGCTCAACTGTGTCAGCGGCCGCTACACCCCCGACGGGGGCGCTGCCGGCCCATGCGCCATCTCACTCGACGGCGAATGCCTCCTGTCCCTTCCCGCCCACAAACGCACGGAACTGGGACTCTCCCGCACCTTTCAGAACATCGCCCTGTTCAAAGGGCTCTCGGTGCTGGACAACCTCATGGTCGGCCGCCACAGCCGGATGGAGTACGGGCTGCTCGCCTCCATCATGTACTGGGGCCGGGCCGCGAGGCTTGAGGACAGGCACCGCCGTCGCGTCGAAGACGTGATCGACTTCCTCAATCTTTCCCCCTACCGGCACCAGCACGCGGGACGCCTTCCCTACGGGGTGCAGAAACGGGTGGAACTCGGGCGAGCCCTCGCCGCGGAACCCAAGCTTATCTTGCTCGACGAACCCATGGCAGGCATGAACCTCGAAGAAACCGAGGACATGGCCCGCTACATCCTCGACATAGCAGAGGAATGGGGCGTCACCGTCCTGCTCGTGGAACACGACATGGGTGTGGTCATGGACATCTCCGACAAGGTGATCGTCCTCGACTTCGGGAGCAAGCTGGCTGAGGGGACGCCGGACGAGGTACAGGCCGACAAGAACGTGATCGCCGCCTACCTGGGGACCGAGCAGGCGACCTTCAGCGGGAGATAG
- a CDS encoding IscA/HesB family protein, which translates to MLDVTDAAKKQLEGYFSGKTPSPIRVYLAEGGUAGPRLTLALDEPNEKDEVFEAAGFTFLVEKGLQARVGAVKIDMTYYGFVVESENPVGGGGSCSTSGCSSGSCSC; encoded by the coding sequence ATGCTTGATGTCACAGACGCCGCGAAGAAGCAGCTTGAGGGCTACTTCAGCGGCAAAACCCCCTCCCCCATCCGCGTGTATCTTGCGGAAGGCGGTTGAGCAGGCCCTCGCCTGACCCTGGCTCTGGATGAGCCTAACGAAAAAGACGAAGTTTTCGAGGCGGCCGGATTCACCTTCCTCGTCGAAAAGGGGCTCCAGGCCCGAGTCGGCGCGGTGAAGATCGACATGACCTACTACGGGTTTGTCGTGGAATCCGAAAATCCTGTTGGCGGCGGCGGAAGCTGCAGCACCAGCGGATGCAGCAGCGGCTCCTGCTCCTGCTGA
- a CDS encoding AMP-binding protein, whose protein sequence is MTKPYKTTLPRLLLRQAAERADRPALREKEWGVWQAVSWRESLRITAEFACGLDALGLGRGDTVILIGDNRPEWIWAELAIQGLGGMALGLYQDSPADEIEYVFALTECRLVVAEDQEQVDKILSFRHNLPRLEHIVYHDTRGLAAYEESVPGLIDFAAVRRLGREKHKDTEDRYALWAKATRDCDPAIIATTSGTTGRPKLAMLSHVNLLSMAHNLGQVDPKHPTDEFVSFLPLAWMGEQMMAVASALMFGFCVNFPEEPDTARADSREIGPHLVFSPPRVWESIAAKVRGDIMETTPLKRWLYNRLLPIGYEYADALFEGREPGVWLKFKYFLADQGLFRALRDRLGFSRMRSATTGGAALGPDTFRFFHALGVKLKQIYGQTEIAGISCIHQDGQVDFTSVGAPIPETEVRITEAGEIISRSPAVFIGYYRNEEATRETLRDGWLLSGDAGYFDEAGRLVVIDRLKDVMLLTDGTRFSPQFLENKVKFSPYLREAVVLGNGRDFITAILCIDMDIVGHWAESRMLTYTTYQDLAAKDEVYALIREEVARTNEMLPRETRIRRFCLLYKELDADDGELTRTRKVRRSTIGERYGQLIEALYTDACALNLQTEITYQDGRVREMCGTIRIEDMEA, encoded by the coding sequence ATGACAAAGCCATACAAGACCACGCTGCCCCGGCTGCTGCTGCGCCAGGCCGCAGAACGCGCCGACAGGCCAGCCCTGCGCGAAAAGGAATGGGGCGTCTGGCAGGCCGTCTCCTGGCGCGAGAGCCTGCGCATCACTGCGGAGTTCGCCTGCGGGCTCGACGCCCTGGGCCTGGGCCGGGGCGACACCGTCATCCTCATCGGCGACAACCGGCCCGAGTGGATCTGGGCAGAGCTGGCCATCCAGGGCCTGGGCGGCATGGCGCTCGGACTCTATCAGGACTCCCCGGCCGACGAGATCGAGTACGTCTTCGCCCTGACCGAATGCCGCCTGGTGGTGGCCGAGGATCAGGAGCAGGTGGACAAGATCCTCTCCTTTCGCCACAACCTTCCCCGCCTTGAGCACATCGTCTACCACGACACCCGCGGGCTGGCCGCCTACGAGGAGAGCGTTCCCGGCCTGATCGACTTCGCGGCCGTGCGCCGCCTGGGTCGCGAGAAGCACAAGGACACCGAAGACCGCTACGCCCTCTGGGCCAAGGCCACCCGCGACTGCGATCCCGCGATCATCGCCACCACCTCGGGCACAACCGGACGGCCCAAGCTGGCCATGCTCTCCCACGTCAACCTGCTCTCCATGGCCCACAACCTCGGCCAGGTGGACCCCAAACATCCCACGGACGAATTCGTTTCCTTTCTGCCCCTGGCCTGGATGGGCGAGCAGATGATGGCCGTGGCTTCGGCGTTGATGTTCGGGTTCTGCGTCAACTTTCCCGAGGAGCCGGACACGGCGCGGGCCGATTCCCGCGAGATAGGCCCGCATCTGGTCTTCTCCCCGCCGCGGGTATGGGAGTCCATCGCGGCCAAGGTGCGCGGGGACATCATGGAGACCACGCCGCTGAAGCGCTGGCTCTACAATCGGCTTTTGCCCATCGGCTACGAGTACGCCGACGCCCTGTTCGAGGGGCGCGAGCCAGGCGTGTGGCTGAAGTTCAAGTACTTCCTCGCCGACCAGGGGCTTTTCCGCGCCCTGCGCGACCGGCTGGGCTTCTCGCGCATGCGCAGCGCCACCACTGGCGGGGCCGCCCTGGGGCCGGACACCTTCCGTTTCTTCCACGCCCTGGGCGTCAAGCTCAAGCAGATCTACGGCCAGACCGAGATCGCGGGCATCTCCTGCATCCATCAGGACGGGCAGGTGGACTTCACCTCCGTGGGAGCCCCCATCCCCGAGACCGAGGTACGCATCACCGAGGCGGGCGAGATCATCTCCCGCAGCCCGGCGGTGTTTATCGGCTACTACCGCAATGAGGAAGCCACCCGCGAAACCCTGCGCGACGGCTGGCTCCTTTCGGGCGATGCCGGATATTTCGACGAAGCCGGACGGCTGGTGGTCATCGACCGGCTCAAGGATGTCATGCTGCTGACCGACGGCACCCGCTTCTCGCCCCAGTTCCTGGAGAACAAGGTCAAGTTCTCTCCCTATCTGCGCGAAGCCGTGGTGCTCGGCAACGGGCGCGACTTCATCACCGCCATCCTGTGCATCGACATGGACATTGTCGGCCACTGGGCAGAGAGCCGGATGCTCACCTATACTACGTATCAGGATCTCGCGGCCAAGGATGAGGTGTACGCCCTCATCCGCGAGGAGGTGGCCAGGACCAACGAGATGCTGCCCAGGGAGACGCGCATCCGCCGCTTCTGCCTGCTCTACAAGGAACTGGACGCCGACGACGGCGAACTGACGCGCACCCGCAAGGTGCGCCGATCCACCATCGGCGAGCGCTACGGGCAGCTCATCGAGGCGCTCTACACCGACGCCTGCGCCCTGAACCTGCAAACAGAGATAACCTATCAGGACGGCCGGGTGCGCGAGATGTGCGGCACCATCCGCATCGAGGACATGGAGGCGTAA